In Ostrinia nubilalis chromosome 10, ilOstNubi1.1, whole genome shotgun sequence, a single genomic region encodes these proteins:
- the LOC135075168 gene encoding uncharacterized protein LOC135075168 isoform X1, with protein sequence MLASPAMELQTEETPLALQRLWNLTRARLAGTSTALDEEPALVESLPFAQEPEGTPKPFIPVPSDYESDGEEAFPELEIPEQPEVLAKGYWTQSGRDKEVLLDASLLGDVPAVYRVPQPAPYQMPVIGVYIDPRVRTGFRYKVRPMQALDAPPLSVKPRYLFGGKALTLQSIGRGFARRLTFEPLNSTLNDNDNYFWTDSRPEGFVFEIEAVSIGDKFTIYDANHEPQGTLEVVQQQKNQVELDQKIFDDGSIEKKVKINTLCKVEWYENDGATKLVPVTGVALLKKGRGKASVTRVTNVAIGIKQLKKGYELKPGIESSSRRISVNGGDIKDIPCQYCVVGLERYELPVIGTFVDPRIIPGFYYRVRPAGSRRHLFEGRSLLLQSVGMGYGKRITFKPDTLNAPENYFWSDSHPEGIGMETRAIHPGMKFTVSGNGGLLGEACVFRADLPQVEEKTEYVDVPGKRGKAVQKYVHVDVTCHVKLATTGGGSVDSEVHLMKVSGVALLRKEPGQSTAKLVKVYNVGLDSQLNLLFAHSQTELTFHPLP encoded by the exons ATGCTCGCTAGCCCAGCTATGGAACTGCAGACTGAGGAGACCCCATTGGCTCTGCAACGCCTGTGGAACCTGACCCGCGCTCGCTTGGCTGGAACCTCCACTGCATTGGATGAGGAGCCAGCCCTGGTGGAATCTTTACCGTTTGCTCAG GAACCCGAAGGAACACCAAAGCCTTTTATCCCAGTTCCCAGCGACTATGAAAGCGATGGTGAAGAGGCATTCCCTGAGCTGGAAATACCA GAACAACCGGAGGTGCTAGCAAAGGGTTACTGGACCCAAAGTGGACGTGATAAAGAGGTTTTGTTGGACGCAAGTTTGCTCGGAGATGTGCCCGCTGTATACCGAGTGCCGCAACCGGCGCCATACCAGATGCCAGTCATAGGGGTGTACATCGACCCCCGAGTCAGAACTGGCTTCAGATACAAAGTTAGACCGATGCAG GCTCTGGATGCACCCCCACTATCCGTGAAACCAAGATACTTGTTCGGAGGGAAGGCCCTCACACTGCAATCCATTGGCCGTGGTTTTGCCAGACGCCTCACATTTGAACCTCTCAATTCTACACTGAATGACAATGACAACTATTTCTGGACTGACTCCAGGCCAGAAGGATTTGTGTTTGAGATTGAGGCTGTATCCATTGGCGACAAATTCACCATCTATGATGCTAACCACGAACCTCAAGGCACCCTGGAGGTGGTCCAACAGCAG AAGAATCAGGTTGAACTTGACCAGAAGATATTTGACGACGGATCAATTGAGAAGAAAGTTAAAATCAACACACTTTGCAAAGTAGAGTGGTACGAAAATGATGGGGCAACAAAATTGGTTCCTGTTACTGGCGTGGCTCTATTGAAGAAGGGCCGTGGAAAAGCCAGTGTTACCAGAGTAACCAACGTTGCCATTGGCATCAAGCAGCTCAAGAAGGGCTACGAACTCAAGCCTGGCATTGAATCTTCCTCCAGGAGAATCTCCGTAAATGGTGGTGATATCAAAGACATTCCATGCCAATATTGTGTGGTGGGACTTGAGAGATACGAACTCCCCGTTAttg GCACTTTTGTGGATCCTCGCATCATTCCTGGTTTCTACTACCGCGTGCGTCCCGCTGGCAGCAGACGCCATCTCTTTGAAGGACGCAGTCTCCTGCTCCAGTCCGTCGGCATGGGCTACGGAAAGCGCATCACGTTCAAGCCCGACACGTTGAACGCCCCAGAAAACTATTTCTGGTCCGACTCCCATCCAGAGGGCATTGGCATGGAGACCCGCGCCATCCATCCTGGCATGAAATTCACAGTTTCTGGAAATGGG GGTCTTTTGGGTGAGGCGTGTGTCTTCAGAGCCGATTTGCCGCAAGTGGAAGAGAAGACTGAATATGTGGACGTGCCGGGGAAGCGTGGAAAGGCAGTCCAGAAATATGTCCACGTTGACGTCACATGCCACGTTAAGCTCGCTACAACTGGAGGAGGCTCGGTAGACTCTGAGGTGCACTTGATGAAGGTGTCTGGTGTGGCGCTCCTGCGCAAAGAGCCTGGTCAATCTACCGCCAAACTTGTGAAGGTGTACAACGTTGGGTTAGACTCCCAACTGAACCTGCTGTTCGCGCACTCACAGACCGAGCTCACGTTCCACCCTCTGCCCTAA
- the LOC135075168 gene encoding uncharacterized protein LOC135075168 isoform X2 — MISDVCEFDDCEECDGYCLEIVEEQPEVLAKGYWTQSGRDKEVLLDASLLGDVPAVYRVPQPAPYQMPVIGVYIDPRVRTGFRYKVRPMQALDAPPLSVKPRYLFGGKALTLQSIGRGFARRLTFEPLNSTLNDNDNYFWTDSRPEGFVFEIEAVSIGDKFTIYDANHEPQGTLEVVQQQKNQVELDQKIFDDGSIEKKVKINTLCKVEWYENDGATKLVPVTGVALLKKGRGKASVTRVTNVAIGIKQLKKGYELKPGIESSSRRISVNGGDIKDIPCQYCVVGLERYELPVIGTFVDPRIIPGFYYRVRPAGSRRHLFEGRSLLLQSVGMGYGKRITFKPDTLNAPENYFWSDSHPEGIGMETRAIHPGMKFTVSGNGGLLGEACVFRADLPQVEEKTEYVDVPGKRGKAVQKYVHVDVTCHVKLATTGGGSVDSEVHLMKVSGVALLRKEPGQSTAKLVKVYNVGLDSQLNLLFAHSQTELTFHPLP, encoded by the exons atgatttccgatgtttgtgAATTTGATGACTGCGAAGAGTGTGATGGCTACTGCTTAGAAATTGTCGAA GAACAACCGGAGGTGCTAGCAAAGGGTTACTGGACCCAAAGTGGACGTGATAAAGAGGTTTTGTTGGACGCAAGTTTGCTCGGAGATGTGCCCGCTGTATACCGAGTGCCGCAACCGGCGCCATACCAGATGCCAGTCATAGGGGTGTACATCGACCCCCGAGTCAGAACTGGCTTCAGATACAAAGTTAGACCGATGCAG GCTCTGGATGCACCCCCACTATCCGTGAAACCAAGATACTTGTTCGGAGGGAAGGCCCTCACACTGCAATCCATTGGCCGTGGTTTTGCCAGACGCCTCACATTTGAACCTCTCAATTCTACACTGAATGACAATGACAACTATTTCTGGACTGACTCCAGGCCAGAAGGATTTGTGTTTGAGATTGAGGCTGTATCCATTGGCGACAAATTCACCATCTATGATGCTAACCACGAACCTCAAGGCACCCTGGAGGTGGTCCAACAGCAG AAGAATCAGGTTGAACTTGACCAGAAGATATTTGACGACGGATCAATTGAGAAGAAAGTTAAAATCAACACACTTTGCAAAGTAGAGTGGTACGAAAATGATGGGGCAACAAAATTGGTTCCTGTTACTGGCGTGGCTCTATTGAAGAAGGGCCGTGGAAAAGCCAGTGTTACCAGAGTAACCAACGTTGCCATTGGCATCAAGCAGCTCAAGAAGGGCTACGAACTCAAGCCTGGCATTGAATCTTCCTCCAGGAGAATCTCCGTAAATGGTGGTGATATCAAAGACATTCCATGCCAATATTGTGTGGTGGGACTTGAGAGATACGAACTCCCCGTTAttg GCACTTTTGTGGATCCTCGCATCATTCCTGGTTTCTACTACCGCGTGCGTCCCGCTGGCAGCAGACGCCATCTCTTTGAAGGACGCAGTCTCCTGCTCCAGTCCGTCGGCATGGGCTACGGAAAGCGCATCACGTTCAAGCCCGACACGTTGAACGCCCCAGAAAACTATTTCTGGTCCGACTCCCATCCAGAGGGCATTGGCATGGAGACCCGCGCCATCCATCCTGGCATGAAATTCACAGTTTCTGGAAATGGG GGTCTTTTGGGTGAGGCGTGTGTCTTCAGAGCCGATTTGCCGCAAGTGGAAGAGAAGACTGAATATGTGGACGTGCCGGGGAAGCGTGGAAAGGCAGTCCAGAAATATGTCCACGTTGACGTCACATGCCACGTTAAGCTCGCTACAACTGGAGGAGGCTCGGTAGACTCTGAGGTGCACTTGATGAAGGTGTCTGGTGTGGCGCTCCTGCGCAAAGAGCCTGGTCAATCTACCGCCAAACTTGTGAAGGTGTACAACGTTGGGTTAGACTCCCAACTGAACCTGCTGTTCGCGCACTCACAGACCGAGCTCACGTTCCACCCTCTGCCCTAA